Proteins encoded within one genomic window of Ctenopharyngodon idella isolate HZGC_01 chromosome 6, HZGC01, whole genome shotgun sequence:
- the barhl2 gene encoding barH-like 2 homeobox protein: MEGSSGSSFGIDTILSTTNSGSSVLMNGDFRLGDNNRTADFRSQATPSPCSEIDTVGTAPSSPISVTMEHPEPHLVQDSLQHHHHHHHHNQAQSLQLSPQPHPLGQAGCAPRTATSSFLIKDILGDSKPLAACAPYSTSVPSPHHSPKTESGTAPDGIRPKLEQDENRSKLDKRDDIQSDLKCNGTKEEGDREISSSRDSPPVRSKKPRKARTAFSDHQLNQLERSFERQKYLSVQDRMDLAAALNLTDTQVKTWYQNRRTKWKRQTAVGLELLAEAGNYSALQRMFPSPYFYHPSLLGTVDSTTAAAAAAAMYSSMYRTPSTPHPSLQRPLVPRVLIHGLGPGGQPALNPIANPIPGTPHPR; this comes from the exons ATGGAAGGATCCAGTGGGTCTAGTTTCGGAATAGACACTATTTTGTCCACAACCAATTCTGGCAGCTCAGTACTGATGAACGGAGATTTTCGACTCGGTGACAATAACAGAACAGCGGATTTCAGGAGTCAAGCGACCCCATCACCATGTTCGGAGATAGACACTGTGGGAACAGCCCCCTCATCCCCGATCTCAGTCACGATGGAGCATCCCGAACCGCATCTGGTCCAAGACAGCCTTCAGCATcaccatcaccatcatcatcacaaTCAGGCTCAGAGTTTGCAGCTTTCACCCCAGCCTCATCCGCTCGGTCAGGCTGGCTGTGCCCCCAGGACTGCCACCTCCTCCTTTCTAATCAAAGACATTTTGGGCGACAGTAAACCGCTAGCAGCGTGCGCTCCTTACAGCACCAGTGTACCATCTCCACATCACAGCCCCAAAACAGAGAGCGGAACCGCCCCGGACGGCATCAGGCCCAAACTAGAGCAAGATGAAAACAGAAGCAAACTGGACAAAAGAGATGACATTCAGAGTGATTTGAAATGTAACG GAACAAAAGAGGAGGGCGATCGGGAAATTTCTAGTTCCAGAGACAGCCCGCCCGTCCGTTCTAAAAAACCTCGCAAAGCGCGGACGGCCTTCTCCGACCATCAGCTTAACCAGCTGGAGCGCAGTTTCGAGAGACAGAAATACCTCAGCGTACAGGACCGAATGGACCTGGCAGCAGCCCTAAACCTCACAGACACACAAGTCAAGACTTGGTATCAAAACCGACG GACGAAATGGAAGAGGCAGACGGCTGTCGGATTAGAATTGCTGGCTGAAGCTGGAAATTATTCGGCCTTACAGAGAATGTTCCCATCCCCGTATTTCTACCACCCGAGTTTATTAGGCACCGTGGACAGCACGACAGCGGCCGCAGCCGCTGCTGCCATGTACAGCAGTATGTACCGGACTCCGTCCACACCGCATCCATCTCTCCAGAGACCGCTCGTCCCCAGAGTGCTAATTCACGGCCTGGGGCCCGGGGGACAACCGGCACTAAACCCAATAGCAAACCCAATACCGGGTACACCGCATCCTCGGTAA